In a genomic window of Thermoproteus tenax Kra 1:
- the twy1 gene encoding 4-demethylwyosine synthase TYW1, with protein MSCEEEPIGRHHVLEGPKLRIKAPTVRRLIEAHYGVYGHATVELCKWTKDALDGRGSCYKVKFYNAPAGGSHRCVEMSPVGMLCDNRCIYCWRPTQEFDSFVPEELWVMEPEEVIRGVLKERERLLSGYWAHDPERVKEALAPTHWAISLSGEPTLYPKLPELVKLIKSLPHTKSVFIVTNGQHPEMLERLIKEDALPTQLYLSMNAPNKELFYEINVPILNKEDAWERWLKSLELLAAMPTRTVVRITLIRSMNYDERLIPQFAELLKRGNPHFIEVKSYMHLGYSTRRLSRNDMLTHQEVVEWAKRLRDELERAGARYAYMDDDERSRIAVLQNMDRYIDRWIVPPGFNGSS; from the coding sequence GTGTCTTGCGAGGAGGAGCCGATAGGCCGCCACCACGTCTTGGAGGGCCCGAAGCTGAGGATAAAGGCGCCCACCGTGAGGCGCCTCATCGAGGCCCATTACGGAGTCTATGGACATGCCACCGTTGAGCTTTGCAAGTGGACTAAGGACGCGTTGGACGGCAGAGGCTCTTGCTATAAAGTTAAGTTCTATAACGCCCCCGCAGGCGGCTCGCATCGTTGCGTTGAGATGAGCCCCGTGGGCATGCTCTGCGATAACAGATGCATCTACTGTTGGCGCCCTACCCAAGAGTTTGACTCGTTTGTGCCCGAGGAGCTTTGGGTGATGGAGCCCGAGGAGGTAATTAGAGGAGTTCTGAAGGAGCGGGAGAGGCTCTTGTCGGGCTATTGGGCGCACGACCCAGAGAGGGTCAAGGAGGCTCTCGCCCCAACACATTGGGCCATATCATTGTCGGGGGAGCCGACCCTTTATCCCAAGTTGCCGGAGTTGGTCAAGCTCATAAAGTCGCTTCCCCACACAAAGTCCGTCTTCATAGTCACCAACGGGCAACATCCCGAGATGTTGGAGCGCCTCATTAAGGAGGACGCGTTGCCCACCCAACTTTATCTCTCGATGAACGCCCCTAACAAGGAGCTGTTCTACGAAATCAATGTGCCAATTTTAAACAAGGAGGACGCGTGGGAGCGTTGGCTGAAGAGCCTAGAGCTGTTGGCCGCCATGCCCACAAGGACTGTGGTGAGGATAACTCTAATAAGGAGTATGAACTACGATGAAAGGCTAATACCGCAGTTCGCCGAGCTGTTGAAGCGGGGGAACCCGCACTTCATTGAAGTAAAGAGCTATATGCATCTGGGATACTCGACGAGGAGGCTGAGCCGTAACGACATGTTGACGCACCAAGAGGTAGTCGAGTGGGCCAAGAGGCTCAGAGACGAGCTGGAGCGCGCGGGGGCTAGATATGCCTATATGGACGACGATGAGAGGAGCAGAATAGCAGTCTTGCAGAACATGGACAGGTATATAGACCGTTGGATAGTCCCCCCTGGGTTCAACGGCTCGAGTTAG
- a CDS encoding CBS domain-containing protein, with amino-acid sequence MEVKNIMNDRVVFCRGTETIRCAVSKMYAYNIGSVLVVDDRGAPIGIFTERDLVRVIAEGISLDTPLEKLAEKELIKVYPNDSIYIAAQKMIEHGIRHIPVVDAGRVVGILSIRDALRYLISLEGAYP; translated from the coding sequence ATGGAGGTTAAGAACATAATGAATGATCGCGTAGTTTTCTGCAGAGGTACCGAGACCATTAGGTGCGCTGTCTCTAAGATGTATGCATACAATATAGGGTCTGTGCTAGTGGTCGACGACAGAGGCGCCCCTATAGGAATATTCACAGAGAGGGACCTAGTCAGAGTTATAGCCGAGGGCATCAGCCTGGATACGCCTCTGGAGAAATTGGCTGAAAAGGAGCTTATCAAAGTGTATCCGAACGACTCTATATACATAGCGGCTCAGAAGATGATAGAGCACGGGATCCGCCACATACCTGTAGTGGATGCAGGCAGAGTAGTGGGCATATTAAGCATAAGAGACGCGCTCAGATATTTAATATCTCTGGAGGGCGCATACCCATAG
- a CDS encoding carboxypeptidase-like regulatory domain-containing protein codes for MRLKFLAMAIIGLTALALAAPINVVFPYTAQVQYLAYKTVTLTIQLGPGGTYTITPPAVAPGAGFTYSGMVVQFLGTYPSVQVAANGFYSKSYDAQGFLKAVYVGPDATKVMLINTAATTVQAQVQITYQFTHDEYYPLTNGTVITITLPNAQLPQGFGESATVRIDPNAPYVISSVELPDGQPASAYRVEPKVAELAQPGTYKVVISSGPALPSALLVKSLQQQTATLAPNSQLTVTGAQISVPQGWQLLGYVVFAYTGSISLVGQPSSGSISIGGGLVDIVNNNTLSFIIRSVSYLIPPLWQAQLTYKIAIVYGTSFTVTSTLSSPVNVIYIPIVYKPAQVTWLPDRALVNVTQNDVADGVWTSIVLELPPLAKIVSIKTPSNALITNSTDVQLVWGGGVRMASISPDGHEAYIVVQEGNTAETGVYTFIIDWKPLKIDVVNKFGGAPVSDITASAGEYNVAVSNGVVEVYVYKPSPVEVQIAYKGVPAANVLVQSLDDSPHTVQLGIYNVQVIVVGALNQPIPNAQVSINGFPASGATDASGSVAFQGVLQGNYTVSVNVANRVHVTDGLTVDGPSQTVTLVVKTPIIAIVGGVPITVTDAAAAAGGVSAAGLALALRRMMSKESGEAVAEVEEI; via the coding sequence ATGCGTCTAAAGTTCCTGGCGATGGCAATAATAGGCTTAACTGCGCTTGCTCTAGCCGCACCGATAAACGTGGTCTTCCCCTACACTGCCCAAGTGCAGTACCTGGCATACAAAACCGTAACTCTCACTATACAGCTAGGGCCGGGCGGGACCTATACAATAACTCCGCCCGCCGTGGCGCCAGGCGCCGGCTTCACGTACAGCGGCATGGTCGTGCAGTTCCTCGGGACATATCCGTCGGTACAGGTGGCCGCTAACGGCTTCTATAGCAAGTCCTACGATGCGCAAGGCTTCTTAAAGGCTGTATACGTGGGCCCTGATGCCACTAAGGTAATGTTGATAAACACCGCGGCTACCACCGTGCAAGCACAAGTTCAGATCACCTACCAGTTCACACACGATGAATACTACCCGCTGACAAACGGTACTGTGATCACGATAACGCTGCCCAACGCACAACTACCTCAAGGCTTCGGCGAGAGCGCCACTGTTAGGATAGACCCCAACGCGCCCTATGTGATAAGCTCCGTCGAGCTCCCCGACGGCCAGCCCGCCTCGGCCTACAGAGTGGAGCCAAAGGTGGCTGAGCTGGCTCAGCCCGGCACGTATAAAGTCGTGATATCCAGCGGTCCCGCGCTGCCCTCGGCCTTGTTGGTCAAGAGCTTACAGCAGCAGACTGCGACCTTAGCGCCCAACTCGCAACTCACTGTGACCGGCGCCCAGATTAGTGTGCCGCAAGGTTGGCAACTGTTGGGCTACGTAGTGTTCGCGTATACAGGCAGTATCAGCTTAGTAGGCCAGCCCTCGTCCGGCTCCATAAGCATAGGCGGAGGCCTTGTAGATATAGTCAACAACAACACGTTGAGCTTCATAATAAGGTCGGTGAGCTATCTGATACCGCCACTCTGGCAGGCCCAGCTGACGTACAAGATAGCCATAGTCTACGGCACCAGCTTCACTGTGACCTCGACGCTGAGCTCGCCCGTCAACGTGATCTACATACCCATTGTGTATAAGCCGGCCCAAGTGACGTGGTTGCCCGATAGAGCGCTCGTCAACGTCACTCAAAACGATGTGGCCGACGGCGTGTGGACCTCCATAGTGTTAGAGCTGCCGCCCTTGGCCAAGATAGTCTCTATCAAGACTCCCAGCAACGCTCTCATAACTAACTCAACCGATGTACAACTAGTGTGGGGCGGCGGGGTCAGAATGGCCTCCATAAGCCCCGACGGGCACGAGGCATACATAGTGGTACAGGAGGGCAACACGGCCGAGACCGGCGTGTACACGTTCATAATCGACTGGAAGCCGCTGAAGATAGACGTGGTCAATAAATTCGGTGGAGCTCCGGTAAGCGACATAACCGCCAGCGCCGGTGAGTACAATGTGGCTGTGTCCAACGGCGTGGTCGAAGTATATGTGTACAAACCCTCGCCCGTGGAAGTGCAGATAGCATATAAGGGAGTGCCGGCCGCGAATGTGTTGGTGCAGTCTTTAGACGACAGCCCGCACACTGTGCAATTGGGCATCTACAACGTGCAAGTGATAGTCGTGGGCGCTCTGAACCAGCCGATACCGAACGCCCAAGTGTCCATCAACGGCTTTCCCGCCAGCGGCGCCACTGACGCAAGCGGCTCAGTGGCCTTCCAAGGCGTATTACAAGGCAACTACACAGTCTCCGTAAACGTGGCCAACCGCGTCCATGTAACCGATGGGCTAACGGTCGATGGGCCGAGCCAGACCGTGACGTTGGTGGTTAAGACGCCCATAATAGCCATAGTTGGCGGAGTGCCGATAACGGTTACTGACGCCGCAGCGGCCGCCGGAGGCGTCTCCGCCGCCGGCCTGGCCTTGGCCTTGAGGAGGATGATGTCGAAGGAGAGCGGCGAGGCCGTAGCAGAGGTCGAGGAAATCTAG
- a CDS encoding transketolase C-terminal domain-containing protein, with the protein MTSLLSVKREKQILALTSNYAAAYAVKAADVDVVAVYPITPQTTIVEKIAEFVDDGELNAELIHVESEHSALSAVLGASAAGARVFTATSSQGLELMHEVLHIASGLRLPIVMAVPARALSAPISIHGDYSDVMNTRDTGWITYIASTAQEVYDTILQAFKVAESALLPTMVAYDGFLMSHTTEPVELNDEEEVRRFLPRRERPNVLRPEKPITMGAFAMPDWYYEIKYQVQEALTGSLKIIEEVDAEYGRTFGRRYGILETYKMEDAEYAIVAYGGASYGNAKEAADIARGMGIRAGVVRLRVFRPFPSDQIAKLLDGVKSFAVVDRAIAFGGAGGGPVFTEVATALWMRGINTPGLSVIHGIGQRAMFVEDFVKIYQMLRDGERNRTIYMGLRI; encoded by the coding sequence ATGACGTCGCTGCTCTCCGTCAAGAGGGAGAAACAGATCTTGGCGCTGACGTCCAACTACGCAGCAGCGTATGCAGTTAAGGCGGCCGACGTAGACGTAGTCGCGGTCTATCCCATTACGCCGCAGACAACTATAGTGGAGAAGATCGCCGAGTTTGTAGACGACGGCGAGCTAAATGCTGAGTTGATACACGTTGAGTCGGAGCACTCGGCCCTCTCGGCCGTGTTAGGCGCCTCGGCGGCCGGAGCAAGAGTGTTCACGGCCACTAGCAGCCAGGGATTGGAGTTGATGCACGAGGTGTTGCATATAGCATCGGGACTGCGGCTACCTATAGTAATGGCGGTTCCCGCCCGCGCTCTATCGGCTCCCATCTCGATACACGGCGACTACAGCGATGTAATGAACACGAGGGATACGGGTTGGATAACCTATATAGCCTCTACGGCGCAGGAGGTCTACGACACAATTCTACAAGCCTTCAAGGTGGCTGAGTCTGCCCTTCTGCCAACCATGGTCGCCTACGATGGCTTCCTTATGTCGCACACTACGGAGCCCGTAGAGCTCAATGACGAGGAGGAGGTTAGACGCTTCCTCCCGCGCAGAGAGAGACCCAACGTCTTACGGCCTGAGAAGCCTATAACTATGGGAGCCTTCGCGATGCCCGATTGGTACTATGAAATAAAGTATCAGGTCCAGGAGGCGTTGACCGGATCGCTCAAAATAATAGAGGAAGTTGACGCCGAGTACGGGAGGACTTTCGGGAGGAGGTACGGAATACTGGAGACGTACAAAATGGAGGACGCCGAGTACGCTATAGTGGCCTATGGAGGAGCCTCGTACGGAAACGCCAAGGAGGCCGCCGACATAGCCAGAGGCATGGGAATAAGGGCAGGTGTAGTAAGGTTGAGGGTATTCCGCCCGTTCCCATCGGACCAGATAGCAAAGTTGTTGGACGGAGTCAAGTCCTTTGCGGTTGTAGACAGAGCCATCGCGTTTGGCGGAGCCGGCGGAGGGCCCGTGTTCACCGAGGTGGCCACCGCATTGTGGATGCGCGGCATTAATACGCCTGGGCTCTCTGTGATCCACGGCATCGGGCAGAGGGCCATGTTCGTCGAAGACTTCGTCAAAATATACCAAATGTTAAGGGACGGCGAGAGGAACAGGACGATATATATGGGGTTGAGGATATGA
- a CDS encoding 4Fe-4S binding protein, which translates to MSLPKVHEIPIGGIITEPGSSRRNLTGGWRSLRPVIHDERCIRCRVCWMYCPEGTIKEVRGEFVVKGHKYQVKYEIDYNYCKGCGICAHECPVKAIEMVPET; encoded by the coding sequence ATGAGCTTGCCCAAGGTACACGAGATACCGATAGGCGGCATAATCACTGAGCCAGGCTCATCTAGGCGCAATCTAACTGGCGGCTGGCGCAGTCTTAGGCCCGTGATACACGATGAGAGGTGCATACGTTGTAGAGTCTGTTGGATGTACTGTCCGGAGGGCACAATAAAGGAGGTCAGAGGAGAGTTCGTCGTTAAGGGTCATAAATACCAAGTCAAGTATGAGATTGACTACAACTACTGCAAGGGATGCGGGATATGCGCCCACGAGTGTCCCGTTAAAGCGATAGAGATGGTGCCAGAAACATGA
- a CDS encoding M16 family metallopeptidase, with the protein MQTRGSLAVERLDNGVLVVIDRYASSLASLVVGIGVGPLFEESDEKGYSHLMEHMLFNVSGFDVDRAVESLGAETNAYTHRLQVVLTFQSLAESAGGLAEIAARMLTNRRYDEDRFEKEKRVVLSEIRMSKEDPSERIGDLGLLSLFGETDWGLPIDGDPHVISTAELRDLEEFMEKWIAPNNIIVAAAGGFSLEEVERVKAEFSKLSSPSQHKTVPPMGRGKLFAEEVRDDIDGVYYSYAAKLTLDNAYIRLSAAAFHLASGTKSILFDELRNRGLAYSYYVDFDAVGGDGFIQIVVESAHELEAVREVVRRILRTKWVPPQHRLKYFEYEWRKTMEIPLNRAYAYVEAIARGIEPESLGQVMSKAVQEGLARIPDAVEYEAEAVLRKPD; encoded by the coding sequence ATGCAGACGAGAGGATCACTGGCAGTTGAGCGGCTAGATAACGGCGTCTTGGTCGTGATTGATCGCTACGCGTCATCGCTCGCATCGCTCGTTGTGGGGATCGGCGTAGGCCCGCTCTTCGAGGAGAGCGACGAGAAGGGATACTCGCACTTAATGGAGCACATGTTGTTTAACGTCTCAGGCTTTGATGTAGACAGGGCCGTGGAGTCCCTCGGAGCCGAGACCAACGCATATACCCACAGACTCCAAGTGGTTCTTACATTTCAATCGTTAGCTGAAAGCGCAGGTGGATTGGCCGAAATAGCGGCCCGGATGTTGACGAACAGGAGATATGACGAAGATCGCTTCGAGAAAGAGAAGAGGGTAGTATTGTCCGAGATAAGGATGAGCAAGGAGGATCCAAGCGAGAGAATCGGCGATCTCGGCCTTCTTTCGCTTTTCGGCGAGACCGACTGGGGCCTCCCTATAGACGGCGATCCGCACGTGATCTCGACGGCAGAGCTGAGAGACTTGGAGGAGTTCATGGAGAAGTGGATAGCGCCAAACAATATAATAGTAGCGGCCGCCGGAGGATTCAGTCTTGAGGAAGTCGAGAGAGTTAAGGCAGAGTTCTCGAAACTCTCAAGCCCCTCGCAACACAAAACAGTGCCGCCTATGGGGAGAGGCAAGCTCTTCGCCGAAGAGGTACGCGACGACATAGACGGAGTCTACTACAGCTATGCGGCCAAGCTGACGTTGGACAACGCCTACATTAGGCTCAGCGCCGCGGCGTTTCACTTGGCCTCGGGGACTAAGTCTATACTATTCGACGAGCTAAGGAACAGAGGACTGGCCTACTCCTATTATGTCGACTTCGATGCCGTCGGGGGAGATGGATTTATTCAAATAGTCGTGGAGTCAGCCCACGAGTTGGAGGCGGTTAGAGAGGTAGTGAGGAGGATCCTCCGCACCAAGTGGGTCCCCCCTCAGCACCGCCTCAAGTACTTCGAGTATGAGTGGAGGAAGACCATGGAAATACCGCTGAACAGAGCCTACGCCTACGTGGAGGCGATAGCGAGAGGCATTGAGCCGGAGAGTCTCGGACAAGTTATGTCTAAGGCCGTGCAGGAGGGGTTGGCGAGGATACCCGACGCCGTTGAGTATGAGGCAGAGGCCGTCCTGAGGAAGCCCGATTAA
- the porB gene encoding pyruvate synthase subunit PorB has translation MRVVYRGVWDLPAEELFASGHRACAGCGPAIAMRWITKTAGANTIVVNATGCMEVTTTQYPETAWMLPYLHVAFENAAAAASGVESAVRTLSKKGLWKSGKTNVIVVAGDGGTYDIGLQSLSGMLERRHHVLYILYDNEAYMNTGIQRSGSTPKYAWTTTTPVGKAIRGKIQEKKDIMGIVMAHRVPYAATASISNILDMANKIKTALEYTEEGPTFLHILAPCPPGWRFPEERTVEVARLAVETGYFPLYEYDHGKIKLNPPTSAIVADPKRRKPLKEFLKMQGRFAHLTDAEIEELERAVLTNLEYLSKLASL, from the coding sequence ATGAGGGTCGTCTATAGGGGCGTCTGGGATCTGCCCGCCGAGGAGCTCTTTGCGTCAGGCCACCGCGCGTGCGCCGGTTGCGGCCCAGCTATAGCAATGCGTTGGATTACAAAGACGGCGGGCGCCAACACCATAGTTGTCAACGCCACCGGCTGCATGGAGGTCACCACCACGCAGTATCCAGAGACGGCGTGGATGTTACCGTATCTCCACGTCGCGTTCGAGAACGCCGCGGCCGCCGCGTCGGGAGTCGAGTCGGCCGTGAGGACTCTCAGCAAGAAGGGGCTGTGGAAGTCCGGCAAAACCAACGTGATAGTCGTAGCGGGCGACGGAGGCACCTACGACATAGGGCTTCAGTCTCTCAGCGGCATGTTGGAGAGGAGACACCATGTCCTCTACATACTTTATGACAACGAGGCCTATATGAACACCGGCATTCAGAGGAGCGGCTCTACGCCTAAGTACGCCTGGACTACCACTACGCCAGTCGGCAAGGCGATCAGAGGCAAGATCCAGGAGAAGAAGGACATCATGGGCATAGTCATGGCCCACAGAGTCCCGTATGCAGCGACAGCGTCCATCTCCAATATACTTGATATGGCCAATAAGATAAAGACGGCCCTGGAGTACACCGAGGAAGGGCCCACGTTCCTCCACATACTGGCTCCGTGTCCGCCTGGCTGGAGGTTCCCCGAGGAGCGCACTGTGGAGGTTGCAAGGCTAGCTGTGGAGACCGGCTACTTCCCCTTGTACGAGTACGACCACGGCAAGATCAAGCTCAACCCACCGACCTCTGCCATTGTGGCTGACCCGAAGAGGAGGAAGCCATTGAAGGAGTTCCTCAAAATGCAGGGCAGATTCGCGCATCTTACGGACGCAGAGATAGAGGAGCTGGAGAGAGCTGTCTTAACAAATTTAGAGTATCTCTCCAAGCTGGCGTCCCTCTAG
- a CDS encoding 2-oxoacid:acceptor oxidoreductase family protein, translating into MIEIRFHGRGGQGMVTASQVLATAAVMEGKYAQAFPEFGPERRGAPVKAYLRIDDRPISKREPVIRPDVVVVADPSLFSSENPLEGLKEGGILVVNGVYKASVRTYYVDATSLAMKVLGRAIVNTAMIGAVVKATSIVALESALAALGKYFGGRLYELNAQLVKIAYDQTREL; encoded by the coding sequence GTGATCGAGATAAGGTTCCACGGAAGGGGCGGACAAGGCATGGTGACCGCGTCGCAAGTCCTGGCGACAGCCGCCGTGATGGAGGGCAAATACGCGCAAGCGTTCCCGGAGTTTGGCCCCGAGCGCAGAGGCGCGCCCGTCAAGGCGTATCTGAGAATCGACGATAGGCCGATAAGCAAGCGCGAGCCCGTAATAAGACCTGACGTGGTCGTCGTCGCCGATCCATCTCTATTCTCCTCGGAAAACCCCCTCGAGGGGCTCAAGGAGGGCGGCATCTTGGTGGTCAACGGCGTCTACAAGGCGTCTGTCAGAACCTACTACGTGGATGCCACCTCCCTGGCCATGAAAGTGTTGGGCAGGGCCATAGTCAATACGGCTATGATAGGCGCAGTAGTAAAGGCGACGAGCATCGTGGCCTTGGAATCGGCCTTGGCAGCTTTGGGGAAATATTTCGGCGGCAGGCTCTACGAGCTAAACGCGCAACTAGTTAAAATAGCGTACGACCAGACTAGGGAACTATGA
- a CDS encoding aldehyde ferredoxin oxidoreductase N-terminal domain-containing protein, protein MRVAFIDLEKLSVNIAERDAQGPVSLGVQIHEERETWRTDPLSPLSPLVIGMGNFVGGRLIGAHRIIAVFKSPMSKTLQASALGGAAYKMMGAGIDAFVFLGRAPWPVVVLASPEGVRIERAELRYEYQGLRGVYAFTKFLFDKYRDFFAANNARSIVVGPASWTTYNGALASIDISPGGELSKGAEDFAARGGPGTVAAQGHNLAAIIAGGKARARHQAIADIHKIDEIVKIKLKKGYLEALQEKTVKYRYDPTIGTGGTFGVNYVHYRDLVPLFGYKSIYLDREERIRHVDALLRLFWRPFNELVFEKARSWYNCGEPCPVLCKKVWRGKKVDYEPFHAMGPFIGNYVFEEAVPLVELVDEQGLDAIEMGHVVAWIFDAVEQGLLEPEEVGISRRPVFDPSKFNPETDSRTNAKLAAEVVAGFVERSTEVLGIVARSGLRAAARLLEEKFSKRVAERGVRFRDLAVYVVYGEEGYMTPNFYWAPGMVAPMYVQGKYWTNYNPTFMSPEEFAKTAYDRAVIEALIEDSGICRFHRGWAEPILGELYELIGRRLDRDLYKRFAEYSIKAGADPRPWESRRAMDVVSTMARELGAKDWKFDRYEEYIEWWRRYKNSLDKYLGIVSA, encoded by the coding sequence ATGCGCGTCGCCTTTATAGATCTCGAGAAGCTCTCTGTGAATATCGCCGAGAGGGACGCCCAAGGCCCCGTCAGCTTAGGAGTCCAGATACACGAGGAGAGAGAAACGTGGAGAACGGATCCTCTCTCGCCCCTTTCACCTCTGGTGATCGGCATGGGCAACTTCGTGGGCGGGCGCCTCATTGGAGCCCACAGAATCATCGCTGTGTTCAAAAGCCCTATGAGTAAGACGCTTCAGGCGAGCGCCTTGGGGGGAGCGGCATACAAGATGATGGGCGCCGGCATAGATGCCTTTGTATTCCTAGGGAGGGCCCCGTGGCCCGTTGTCGTGTTGGCCTCCCCAGAGGGAGTGAGGATAGAGAGGGCTGAGCTCAGATACGAGTACCAGGGACTGAGGGGCGTGTACGCCTTCACTAAGTTCCTCTTCGACAAATACAGAGACTTCTTCGCAGCAAACAACGCGCGATCTATAGTGGTGGGCCCCGCCTCTTGGACGACCTACAACGGGGCGTTAGCATCTATAGACATATCTCCTGGGGGCGAGCTCTCTAAAGGCGCCGAGGACTTCGCCGCCAGAGGCGGGCCGGGCACTGTGGCCGCCCAGGGACACAATTTAGCTGCGATAATAGCGGGCGGAAAGGCGAGGGCCAGGCATCAAGCTATAGCAGACATACACAAGATAGACGAGATAGTCAAGATCAAGCTGAAGAAGGGCTATCTCGAGGCCCTTCAAGAGAAGACGGTCAAGTATAGGTATGATCCAACGATAGGGACAGGAGGAACATTCGGCGTCAACTACGTGCACTATAGAGACTTGGTGCCGCTCTTCGGCTACAAATCCATTTACTTAGACAGAGAGGAGAGGATACGCCATGTCGATGCCTTATTGAGATTGTTCTGGAGACCGTTCAACGAGCTAGTCTTTGAGAAGGCCAGGAGTTGGTACAACTGCGGCGAGCCGTGTCCAGTGTTGTGTAAGAAGGTCTGGCGCGGCAAGAAGGTGGACTATGAGCCCTTCCACGCCATGGGCCCCTTCATAGGCAACTACGTGTTTGAGGAGGCCGTGCCCCTAGTGGAGCTGGTGGACGAACAAGGCCTCGACGCAATAGAAATGGGCCATGTCGTGGCATGGATCTTCGACGCAGTTGAGCAGGGACTTCTCGAGCCCGAGGAAGTTGGTATAAGCAGGAGGCCCGTCTTTGACCCATCCAAGTTTAATCCAGAGACAGACTCCAGAACCAACGCGAAGTTGGCGGCCGAGGTAGTCGCCGGGTTCGTCGAGAGATCCACCGAGGTATTGGGGATTGTGGCCAGGAGCGGTCTAAGGGCGGCCGCACGCTTGTTGGAAGAGAAATTCTCCAAGAGAGTGGCCGAAAGGGGTGTTCGGTTTAGAGACCTCGCAGTCTATGTAGTCTACGGCGAGGAGGGCTATATGACTCCGAACTTCTACTGGGCTCCCGGCATGGTCGCGCCCATGTATGTCCAAGGAAAATATTGGACCAACTACAATCCGACGTTCATGTCGCCTGAGGAGTTCGCCAAAACTGCGTATGATCGCGCTGTGATCGAGGCGTTGATCGAGGACTCGGGCATATGTAGATTCCACAGAGGGTGGGCGGAGCCCATATTGGGCGAGCTCTACGAGCTGATAGGAAGAAGGCTCGACAGAGACCTCTATAAAAGATTCGCAGAGTATTCGATAAAGGCCGGCGCAGATCCAAGGCCTTGGGAGAGCAGGAGGGCTATGGACGTAGTCTCGACTATGGCTAGAGAGTTGGGTGCAAAGGATTGGAAGTTCGATAGGTATGAAGAATATATAGAGTGGTGGCGTCGCTACAAAAACTCGCTCGATAAATACCTAGGTATTGTCTCGGCTTAG
- a CDS encoding cupin domain-containing protein, whose product MPWIFERLNDCVERRFVSGQRLTVAQFKIRAGCTVPAHSHDNEQISVILEGRALFKLGDRVLEVAAGDVVHIPPNVPHEVKALTDLVVIDAFSPRRDDWERGEDAYLRK is encoded by the coding sequence ATGCCCTGGATCTTCGAGAGGCTCAACGACTGCGTCGAACGGCGGTTTGTTTCAGGACAGCGGCTCACTGTTGCCCAGTTCAAGATAAGGGCGGGTTGCACAGTGCCGGCGCACAGCCACGACAACGAACAGATCAGTGTGATTCTAGAGGGGCGAGCTCTGTTCAAACTCGGCGATAGAGTGCTCGAAGTCGCAGCAGGAGATGTAGTCCACATACCGCCCAACGTTCCCCACGAGGTCAAAGCCTTGACCGATCTGGTGGTTATCGATGCGTTCTCGCCCCGAAGAGACGATTGGGAAAGAGGCGAGGACGCCTATCTCAGAAAGTGA
- the rpiA gene encoding ribose-5-phosphate isomerase RpiA: MKHLLARKAAEYIREGSIVGLGSGSTAKAFIEELAKRVREDGLTVTLVSTSVDSELKAAEVGLDKYLAPLWAVDRIDIAVDGADELTRDRLFLKGGGGAMFREKVVDYRASTLIIIAESHKLVDRIPARHPIPIEVLPAAWRLVADDIVKRWGGKAVLRVCQCGGKLGPLVTDNGNYILDWAPPGPIDPALEDELRGIPGVIESGIFSKRRDAVVLLADERGVFEL, encoded by the coding sequence ATGAAGCACTTACTAGCGCGTAAAGCAGCGGAGTATATAAGGGAGGGGAGCATAGTCGGCTTGGGCTCTGGCTCCACGGCTAAGGCGTTTATAGAGGAGCTGGCGAAGAGAGTGCGCGAGGATGGCCTCACCGTGACTCTCGTGTCCACGAGCGTAGACAGCGAGTTAAAGGCCGCAGAGGTCGGGTTGGATAAATATCTTGCCCCACTATGGGCCGTCGATAGGATCGATATAGCCGTCGACGGCGCGGATGAGCTGACCAGAGATAGGCTCTTCCTCAAGGGGGGTGGCGGCGCTATGTTCCGCGAAAAGGTGGTGGACTATAGAGCATCCACGTTGATAATAATAGCGGAGTCGCACAAGCTTGTGGACAGGATACCGGCGCGACATCCAATCCCTATTGAGGTGCTTCCGGCGGCTTGGAGACTTGTGGCAGACGATATTGTGAAGAGGTGGGGAGGGAAGGCTGTGCTGAGGGTGTGCCAGTGCGGGGGAAAGCTGGGCCCCCTCGTGACAGACAACGGGAACTATATACTCGATTGGGCCCCTCCTGGCCCCATCGATCCCGCTCTGGAGGACGAACTTAGGGGGATACCTGGCGTCATAGAGAGCGGTATATTCTCAAAGAGACGCGACGCGGTAGTGTTGTTGGCCGATGAGCGGGGAGTCTTCGAGCTATAG